The Desulfomicrobium orale DSM 12838 genome includes a window with the following:
- the lptF gene encoding LPS export ABC transporter permease LptF, which translates to MIRIPLLQRVLFREMALITGICLGALLCLILLGRLLQLRDLFLAQGVTVADLIRLFVYLSPLFLILLVPVSCMLGLFLTLLRMGADRELVSLRAGGLSFGALLPAPVMLSLICCGLTLWLSLAGISWGMDNFRRMVVELARHKTAVSVQPGVFNTSFPHLTVYARQADPGTGELRDIFARENSRPGAPATIVAPRGRIDSDPERGQIFVRLEDGRVYREEDGELSVAGFGRYLLSLDTTRLLGGFELKDKAPKEMSWQTLRGVFRGAFDHESLNFQRKVHIELHKRLALPAACLVLGLFALPLAFFFQGMKRQYGLVVALGAFFLYYVLLSAGMSLAEGGVLEPAVGLWLPNALFLAAALAGIRMAAEERGWNPAILKYFSRRGPRAGSSS; encoded by the coding sequence ATGATCCGCATCCCTCTTCTGCAGCGCGTCCTGTTCCGGGAAATGGCCCTCATCACGGGCATCTGTCTCGGAGCCCTGCTCTGCCTCATTTTACTGGGCCGCCTGCTGCAACTGCGCGATCTGTTTCTGGCCCAAGGCGTGACCGTTGCGGATCTGATCCGGCTGTTCGTCTATCTGAGCCCGCTTTTTCTCATTCTGCTGGTGCCGGTTTCATGCATGCTGGGTCTTTTTCTGACCCTGTTGCGCATGGGTGCGGACAGGGAACTCGTGTCCCTGCGGGCGGGCGGGCTGAGCTTCGGAGCCTTGTTGCCTGCTCCGGTGATGCTGAGTCTGATCTGCTGCGGGCTGACCCTCTGGCTTTCCCTGGCCGGCATCTCCTGGGGTATGGACAATTTCCGGAGAATGGTGGTGGAGCTGGCCCGGCACAAGACCGCCGTCAGCGTGCAGCCCGGCGTGTTCAACACCTCGTTTCCGCATCTGACGGTTTACGCCCGGCAGGCCGATCCGGGCACCGGAGAGCTGCGGGATATCTTCGCCCGGGAAAATTCCAGGCCCGGCGCACCGGCCACCATCGTCGCGCCTCGGGGCCGGATCGACTCCGATCCTGAGCGGGGCCAGATTTTCGTGCGCCTGGAAGACGGCCGCGTGTACCGCGAGGAAGATGGTGAACTCTCCGTGGCCGGCTTCGGGCGGTACCTTCTTTCTCTGGACACGACCCGGCTGCTGGGGGGCTTCGAACTCAAGGACAAGGCTCCGAAGGAAATGTCCTGGCAGACTCTGCGGGGCGTATTCCGGGGTGCCTTCGACCATGAGAGTCTCAATTTTCAGCGCAAGGTGCACATCGAACTGCACAAGCGTCTGGCCCTGCCCGCCGCCTGCCTGGTGCTGGGGCTCTTCGCCTTGCCGCTGGCCTTCTTTTTTCAGGGCATGAAGCGGCAGTACGGTCTGGTCGTGGCCCTGGGCGCCTTCTTCCTGTATTATGTGCTGCTTTCGGCGGGCATGTCTCTGGCCGAGGGCGGCGTGCTCGAACCGGCGGTGGGCCTGTGGCTGCCCAACGCTCTTTTTCTGGCCGCGGCTCTGGCCGGTATCCGGATGGCGGCGGAGGAACGCGGGTGGAATCCGGCCATTCTGAAATACTTTTCGCGGCGCGGGCCGCGTGCCGGGAGCAGTTCATGA
- a CDS encoding LptF/LptG family permease produces MTLLTRYFLRQNMGLLLLICAIGLGTYVFIDLFDRLDDFLDSGTGLQDVVAYFIYRLPFILAQIFPAVFLLALVTQFGLMARGRELLALEACAVSFGALSRSVLIYALILCGVQLTLSEFLGVHGHRAADRIWNEEVRNRQMQNRRLHDIWFREENRVVHLSSVVPAQEDGAGVEIFMLDPASGAIDEIVRAESFEVQRGEWVLSGVERTVPASFSVIREDALRLRMVTPLKSFLVIDPKASLESLPLWRLGSEIRRLRDSGSNIERLLTAWHTKLAYAGSVLIMGLIALALVSVSGSLYLTIPLGLVVTFCYHGMFVLCVSAGEKGLAPPFAAAWGANIFFAALAGARMFWGRAWLG; encoded by the coding sequence ATGACCCTGCTCACCCGCTATTTTCTGCGCCAGAACATGGGGCTGTTGCTGCTGATCTGCGCCATCGGCCTTGGGACATACGTGTTTATCGATCTTTTCGACCGGCTGGACGATTTTCTGGACTCCGGCACGGGGCTTCAGGATGTTGTCGCGTACTTCATCTACCGCCTGCCCTTTATCCTGGCCCAGATTTTTCCGGCGGTCTTTTTGCTCGCGCTGGTCACCCAGTTCGGGCTTATGGCCCGCGGCAGGGAGCTGCTGGCCCTGGAAGCCTGCGCCGTTTCCTTTGGCGCGCTGTCCAGAAGCGTGCTGATTTACGCCCTGATCCTGTGCGGCGTGCAGCTTACACTTTCCGAATTTCTGGGGGTGCACGGACACAGGGCCGCCGACAGAATCTGGAACGAGGAGGTTCGCAATCGCCAGATGCAGAACCGGCGGCTGCACGACATCTGGTTCCGGGAGGAAAACAGGGTCGTGCATCTGTCTTCCGTCGTTCCGGCCCAAGAGGACGGCGCCGGCGTGGAGATATTCATGCTCGATCCGGCGTCCGGAGCAATCGACGAGATCGTGCGGGCCGAATCCTTTGAGGTTCAGCGCGGGGAATGGGTGCTGAGCGGCGTCGAGCGGACCGTACCCGCCTCTTTTTCCGTCATCCGGGAAGATGCGCTGCGGCTGCGGATGGTGACTCCGCTGAAGAGTTTTCTGGTCATCGATCCCAAGGCCAGTCTGGAATCCCTGCCTTTGTGGCGGCTGGGAAGCGAGATCCGGCGGCTTCGGGATTCGGGCTCCAACATCGAGCGGCTGCTGACGGCCTGGCACACGAAGCTGGCCTATGCCGGCTCGGTGCTGATCATGGGGCTCATCGCTCTGGCCCTGGTTTCCGTGTCCGGCTCGCTCTATCTGACCATACCGCTCGGCCTGGTGGTCACGTTCTGTTATCACGGCATGTTCGTGCTGTGTGTTTCGGCCGGGGAAAAAGGCCTTGCGCCGCCCTTTGCCGCGGCCTGGGGAGCCAACATCTTCTTTGCGGCCCTGGCCGGGGCCCGGATGTTCTGGGGCCGCGCGTGGCTTGGCTGA
- a CDS encoding glycosyltransferase family 9 protein: protein MRTLVINLTRFGDLLQTQPVLSGLRDLGGHVALACLDTFQGATVLLRDLDQVLAVPGAKFLALLDRSWPKAVAALAAWSTEAGTWDRIVNLTPTLPARVLSRCLSGREHLGFGLDRLGFGTYSGLWAAFLQAASAYRGCSPFNLADLFARVANVPPAPLPLKKPSPAARERARSLLAGLEGPAVAFQLGASQDYRRWPVSAFVRAGRVIRERSGRSPVLLGSAAESHLGREFAARADYPFLDLTGATDLETLAAVLLETELLLTNDTGTMHLAAGLGVPVAAVFLGTAQPFDTGPCLEGSLSLEPDMDCHPCSFGEKCPHALACRERIDPGLLGETIAARLGGESWKIPQGLGARAWQARRDAQGFMELFSLSGHDGADRSRWIGMQRDVYRRFFDRDNSPVAPRLVQGEFWTGLARELERCTLLLTLVEEQARLLALRPVDALRRKFLLNCQTLQDVLERSPALGVLGPMWKYQWTEESRMDEFVNLCGQYRALTALFQSCMSLA, encoded by the coding sequence ATGCGCACTCTCGTCATCAATCTGACCCGGTTCGGAGACCTGCTTCAGACCCAGCCCGTGCTGAGCGGGCTGCGGGATCTGGGCGGGCACGTGGCCCTGGCCTGTCTGGACACCTTCCAGGGCGCAACGGTTCTGCTGCGGGATCTGGATCAGGTGCTTGCCGTGCCCGGAGCCAAGTTTCTGGCTCTGCTCGATCGGAGCTGGCCGAAAGCCGTGGCCGCTCTGGCCGCCTGGAGCACCGAAGCCGGCACATGGGACCGGATCGTCAATCTGACCCCGACCCTTCCGGCGCGGGTGCTGTCTCGCTGCTTAAGCGGCCGGGAACATCTGGGATTCGGCCTGGACCGGCTGGGTTTCGGCACCTATTCCGGCCTGTGGGCCGCTTTCCTACAGGCGGCTTCCGCCTACCGGGGATGCAGCCCTTTCAATCTGGCGGATCTTTTCGCGCGGGTGGCGAACGTGCCTCCCGCTCCACTGCCGCTGAAGAAACCCTCTCCGGCCGCACGGGAGCGGGCGCGGTCCCTGCTGGCCGGACTGGAAGGGCCGGCGGTGGCTTTTCAGCTCGGGGCCAGTCAGGACTACCGGCGCTGGCCCGTTTCCGCCTTTGTCCGCGCTGGACGCGTGATCCGGGAGCGAAGCGGGCGCTCCCCGGTACTGCTGGGCAGCGCGGCGGAATCCCATTTGGGGCGGGAATTCGCGGCCCGGGCCGACTATCCCTTTCTCGACCTCACAGGCGCGACGGATCTCGAAACCCTGGCCGCCGTGCTGCTCGAAACGGAGCTGCTGCTGACCAACGACACAGGCACCATGCATCTGGCAGCGGGGCTCGGCGTTCCGGTGGCGGCGGTTTTTCTGGGCACGGCCCAGCCCTTCGACACGGGCCCCTGTCTGGAAGGCAGTCTTTCTCTTGAGCCGGACATGGACTGCCATCCGTGTTCTTTCGGAGAGAAATGCCCGCATGCCCTGGCCTGCCGGGAACGGATCGACCCCGGCCTGCTGGGCGAGACCATCGCGGCCCGGCTCGGTGGAGAAAGCTGGAAGATCCCCCAAGGCCTGGGCGCCCGCGCATGGCAGGCCAGACGGGACGCACAGGGGTTCATGGAACTTTTTTCCCTGTCCGGCCATGACGGGGCGGACAGAAGCCGGTGGATCGGCATGCAGCGCGACGTATATCGCCGTTTTTTTGACAGGGACAATTCCCCCGTCGCCCCCCGGCTGGTCCAAGGAGAATTCTGGACTGGCCTTGCACGGGAGCTGGAACGCTGCACCCTGCTGCTGACCCTGGTGGAGGAGCAGGCCAGGCTGCTCGCGCTGCGGCCCGTCGACGCCCTGCGCCGGAAATTTCTGCTGAACTGCCAGACATTGCAGGATGTACTGGAGCGAAGCCCGGCTCTGGGGGTGCTGGGGCCCATGTGGAAATACCAGTGGACGGAGGAATCCCGCATGGACGAATTCGTGAACCTGTGCGGGCAATACCGCGCCCTGACGGCACTTTTCCAGAGCTGCATGAGTCTGGCATGA
- a CDS encoding rhodanese-like domain-containing protein: protein MKPSLAFGIKTLLIMAAAVGLAFLFDAARQETLRIASPEPAAPAPEHVPASRDISLNDAEALYRSGQAVFLDARDPDLYEGGHIEGALSLPPFVFTREFPAIRERLEQKTVITYCDGEFCELSHELADQLSAAGVSGVRVLRNGWALWRDHELPTAAGPVPAPDAGMTDMSGSVPPEDSAPVDGGQAGMHPSGEAGMPAPDDQFPTSPNASEVP, encoded by the coding sequence ATGAAACCATCCCTCGCTTTTGGCATCAAAACCCTGCTTATCATGGCCGCGGCCGTAGGTCTGGCCTTTCTGTTCGACGCCGCACGGCAGGAAACGCTTCGTATCGCCTCTCCCGAACCTGCTGCGCCGGCCCCGGAGCACGTTCCGGCCAGCCGGGACATTTCCCTGAACGACGCCGAAGCCCTGTACCGCTCGGGGCAGGCCGTTTTTCTCGACGCCCGCGATCCGGACCTTTATGAGGGCGGGCACATCGAAGGCGCGCTCTCGCTGCCGCCCTTCGTCTTCACGCGGGAGTTTCCGGCCATCCGCGAACGGCTGGAGCAGAAAACCGTCATCACTTATTGCGACGGCGAATTCTGCGAGCTGAGCCACGAGCTGGCGGATCAGCTCTCGGCGGCGGGAGTGTCCGGCGTCCGGGTACTCAGAAACGGCTGGGCCCTGTGGCGGGACCACGAGCTGCCTACGGCGGCCGGGCCTGTCCCCGCGCCGGATGCCGGTATGACGGACATGTCCGGCTCCGTACCGCCAGAGGATTCCGCACCGGTGGACGGCGGCCAGGCCGGGATGCATCCTTCCGGGGAAGCCGGAATGCCCGCGCCGGATGATCAATTTCCTACCAGCCCCAACGCTTCGGAGGTGCCATGA
- a CDS encoding MauE/DoxX family redox-associated membrane protein — protein sequence MSTPAHSLRLILALIFTAAAIPKILDPAAFTQSVAGYQLLPDALVRFTVLTLPWLEVLLAILLVCQVCTGPALFLTNLLLAVFLAALGSAHLRGLDVDCGCFGSSAPASMTWYLIRDVIFLTLGLAAAWLYRRENPSRERTVCAAEPVMDTEEAPATTD from the coding sequence ATGAGCACGCCCGCGCATTCCCTGCGCCTGATTCTGGCCCTGATTTTCACCGCTGCGGCCATCCCCAAGATTCTGGACCCGGCGGCCTTCACCCAGAGCGTGGCCGGGTACCAGCTTCTGCCGGACGCGCTGGTCCGGTTCACGGTTCTGACTCTGCCCTGGCTGGAAGTCTTGCTGGCCATCCTGCTGGTTTGCCAGGTCTGCACGGGCCCGGCCCTTTTTCTGACCAATCTGCTGCTCGCCGTCTTCTTGGCCGCGCTGGGAAGCGCCCATCTGCGCGGACTCGATGTGGACTGTGGCTGCTTCGGTTCCTCGGCGCCCGCCAGCATGACTTGGTACCTGATCCGCGACGTGATTTTTCTGACCCTCGGACTGGCCGCGGCCTGGCTGTACCGCCGGGAAAATCCTTCCCGGGAAAGGACCGTCTGTGCGGCCGAACCCGTCATGGATACCGAAGAAGCGCCCGCAACGACAGATTGA
- a CDS encoding HD domain-containing protein, which produces MLDRAAALALIDDSMLVHSLETEAVLRALALRLGHDPELWGLTGLLHDLDYPETRDLPQRHGLETAARLAGQMPEEALLAISRHNDMNGSQPRTVLDFALRCGETVTGLIHAAALVRPTRLRGMEAKSLRKKMKDKAFAATVCRRTIGECEHLGLELNEFLTLAIEAVARIEGDVGLA; this is translated from the coding sequence ATGCTTGACCGCGCCGCCGCTCTGGCCCTGATAGACGATTCCATGCTGGTTCATTCCCTGGAAACGGAAGCCGTCTTGCGCGCTCTGGCCCTGCGTCTGGGGCACGACCCCGAACTCTGGGGGCTGACCGGGCTGCTGCACGATCTGGATTATCCCGAAACCAGGGACCTCCCCCAGAGACATGGGCTGGAGACCGCCGCACGGCTGGCCGGACAGATGCCCGAGGAAGCCCTTCTGGCCATCAGCCGCCATAATGACATGAACGGCAGCCAGCCCCGGACCGTGCTGGATTTCGCCCTGCGCTGCGGGGAGACGGTGACCGGCCTGATCCATGCCGCCGCCCTGGTCCGGCCCACGCGCCTGCGCGGCATGGAGGCCAAAAGTCTGCGCAAGAAGATGAAGGACAAGGCCTTTGCGGCCACGGTCTGCCGCCGGACCATCGGCGAGTGCGAACACCTGGGGCTGGAGCTGAACGAGTTTCTGACCCTGGCCATCGAGGCCGTCGCGCGGATCGAGGGCGACGTGGGCCTG